TAGAGGTGGTGGTTTATGAGCCTGTTTTACAAGAAGAACACTTTTATCACTCGAGAGTAATTACCGACTTAGATGAATTTAAAATTGTTAGTAAAGTGATTGTGGCTAATCGGCTAGATGATAATTTACAGGATGTAAAAGATAAAGTTTACACGAGAGACTTATTCGGTTCAGACTCATAGTTTTAGTAAAACTAAGCTAAGAGTCTTCATTTAAATTAGCACTTAAAATAAGTGAAATTAAATAATGATTAAACGCATCTTTGATATTGTTGCTTCTGCTTGTGGTTTAATTATTCTTAGCCCAGTCATTGCTATTGTGGCCTGGCTGATTAAGAAAAAACTCGGCTCGCCTGTATTGTTTCGTCAGGTGCGTCCAGGTTTAAATGGCAAGCCCTTTGAAATGGTTAAATTTCGTACCATGCGCGATGCCATAGATGCCAACGGTAATCCATTACCTGACTCAGAGCGTATGACGCCTTTTGGCAGTTTTTTACGCTCCAGCAGCCTAGATGAGTTGCCAGAGCTATGGAACGTACTTAAAGGCGATATGAGCTTAGTAGGGCCACGGCCATTACTGATGGAGTACCTACCGCTCTATAACGACGAACAAAAGCGCCGCCACCAAGCCAGACCTGGGGTTACTGGCTGGGCGCAAATCAATGGCCGCAACGCCATTAGCTGGGAAGAAAAGTTTAAGCTAGATACCTGGTACGTCGATAATCAAAACCTGTGGCTAGATATTAAAATCATCTTCCTCACTATTAAAAAAGTCTTTATCCGCGATGGGATTAGTGCCGAAGGTGAGGCGACCATGAGCAAGTTTACCGGTACGCCAAAACTAACCTTAGCCATTTTAGGGGCCAGCGGGCACGGCAAAGTGGTAGCAGAAACTGCAGAACTCTTGGGTTACCAGTGTGTGTTTTTTGATGATGCCTATCCAAGCGTGAAAAACAATGAAGACTGGCCAGTGATTGGCATCACCGATAACTTATTAGAGCAAGCGGCAAACTTTGCAGCAGTGACCGTAGCAATAGGCAATAACGCAATACGCCTTGCAAAAATACAGCAGCTACAAGATGCAGGGGCTAAGTTAGTAACCTTAGTTCACCCTCGGGCTATCGTTAGTAGTTACGCCAACTTGCAACCTGCAAGCGTAGTATTTGCAGGTGCAGTGATTAATCCCTTTGCGCAAATAGGACGTGGCTGCATCATTAATACCGCTGCCAGCATTGATCATGATTGCGTAATTGCCGATGGCGTGCATATCAGCCCAGGTACGCATCTAGCAGGTAATGTTTCTGTTGGTAAAGAGGCGTGGGTAGGAATTGGGGCAGCAGTAAAGCAAGGCATTAATATTGCAGCCAATTGCACAGTAGGTGCAGGGGCAGTAGTGGTAAAAGATGTTGCGGGAAGTATGACAGTAGTGGGTAATCCTGCTAAGCCTTTATTCAAAAGCTGATTACTTCTATATCGTGCCTGATTTACTCCGGCCACCTAATAAACCAAGGCACGGTATTTATCAAGCTAAAATATAGGGCCTAGGTCAAGCCCAGGACGACGAGTTAGAAAGGAAGTACGTGAGGAAAGGGTGAGTAAAGCTTCAGTGCAAGCCCTACATTGCTAATGTGCATTCGTTCAGTGCACATATCACATCACCTCAATCGTTGTGCCGGACTTGATCCTCCATCTAATGAGCCAAAATCTGTGTATAAAAAACAATAGCGTGCGTGGGCTTGTCGCGATAGCTGTAATAGCTAAATAAAACGAGTAAACTTAAACTCCATTCATGTAAGCTACGGCTTAGCTTATTTTATTGCCTGTCAAGCATAGGAAATCACAGTGCTCAATACACCTTTTTCGCCTTGGCCATCCTTCACCGAAGAAGAGGCCAATGCCGTTCGCGATGTTTTACTCTCAAACAAAGTTAACTACTGGACTGGCCAAGAAGGTCGTCAGTTTGAACAAGAGTTTGCCGAATTTGCCGGCACTAAACATGCGATTGCTTTAGCTAACGGCACCGTAGCCCTTGATGTGGCTTTAATTGCCATGGGGATTGGAGCAGGTGATGAGGTTGTCGTTACCTCACGCACCTTTTTAGCCTCGGCTTCTAGTATCGTTAATACTGGTGCAGTGCCGGTATTTGCCGATGTTGACCTAGACAGCCAAAACATCACTCCTGACAGCATTGCCAAGATGATAACCGATAAAACCAAAGCCATTATTTGCGTGCATTTAGCAGGTTGGCCTTGTGAGATGGACGGCATTATGCAATTAGCCGAACAGCACAAGCTGTGGGTAATTGAAGATTGTGCCCAAGCCCATGGTGCGCTCTATAACGGCCAGCCAGTTGGCTCGATTGGCCATGTGGGTGCTTGGTCGTTTTGCCAAGACAAAATTATGACCACCGGTGGCGAAGGCGGTATGGTTACCACCAACGATACCGCGCTGTGGAAAAAAATGTGGTCAATCAAAGATCACGGCAAAAGTTGGGATGCAGTCTACGAGCGTGAACACGCACCAGGCTTTAGATGGCTCCACGAAAGCTTTGGTACCAACTGGCGAATGACTGAGTTATCGGCGGTGATTGGCCGTTTGCAACTAAAGCAAATGCCACAGTGGCAACAACAGCGCCAAACCAATGCCCAGCAGATTTGGAGCACCGCTAGCCAGCTTAAAGGTCTGCGTGTGCCAGCGATTCCAGCTCATATTCGCCACGCAGCTTATAAGTGCTATGTTTTTGTTGAGCCTGAGCAATTAGCTGAAGGCTGGGATCGGGATCGTATTCTAAACGCCATAACCGAGCGGGGCGTACCTTGTTACAGCGGCTCGTGCTCAGAAGTGTATTTAGAAAAAGCCTTTGATAACACCGGCTGGCGGCCAGCGGAGCGTTTAGCCAATGCCAAGCAACTGGGTGAGACCAGCTTAATGTTTTTAGTTCATCCAACCTTGACCGCAGCAGAGCTAGATAAGACCTGTGAGGTGCTGCAACAGGTAATGACCTTAGCTATTGGTTAATTCCATTTGAGCGTGGTGTACTGGTAGGTATGATTTAGGTAGGCAGATTGGAGTAAAAGAGGGATGGGCATGCGCCAATGGTTGTTAGGGCTGAGACGTCGCAATAAAAGAATCTTACAGGTTGTTGCCGATATTGGTTTAATCTGTTTTTCGCTGTGGTTAGCTTTTGTTGTGCGCTTAGGCTTTGACGAAACCCAAATTGTAATCAAAAAGCATCTTTGGTTATTTTGGGCGGTTCCCTTGGCCACTTTACCGGTATTTATTCGTTTTGGTATGTACCGCGCTGTGATGCGTTACCTAGGCCAAGAAGTGCTGATCAGCATTGCCAAAGCCGTATCAATAGCAGCGTTATTAGTCGCGTTGGTGATTTACTGGCGCGGCGATGCGATTGCGCCTATCCCACGCTCTTTTGTTTTTAACTATTGGTGGATCAGCTTACTGGTGATTGGTGGCTCGCGCTTAGTGCTGCGCGAATACTTTTCTGGTGAGTTATTTAGCCGTCGCTCCCTATCATTACTAAGTAATAACAAAGCCTCTTTATCAAGGGTTGCCATCTATGGCGCTGGTTCGGCGGGTAATCAGTTGGCCCATGCTTTGCGTATGGACAAACGCATGCAGCCAGTTGCCTTTATTGATGACGACGACAATATTGCCACCCGCACCATTGCCGGGTTAAAAGTTTATAAACCCAAGCATATCGAGCAAATGCTTAATGACACCGGCGCAACCCAAGTATTACTGGCGATGCCATCGTCCCCCCGCGCTCGCCGCCGAGAAATCTTAGCTGACTTAGAGCAGTACCCAGTGCATGTATTATCTATTCCTGGCTTTATGGATTTAGCTAGCGGCAAGGTTAAGGTGCAGGATTTACAAGAAGTTGATATTGCCGATCTGCTAGGGCGAGATGCGGTAGAGCCAAATACTGAGTTATTTAAGCGTTGCATTGCAGACCAAGTGGTGTTGGTTACTGGGGCGGGCGGCTCAATTGGCTCAGAGCTGTGCCGGCAAATTGTAACTGCGGGGGTTAAGGCCCTGATTTTATACGAACACGCAGAATACAATTTATATCGAATCCACCACGAGCTAGAACAGGTCATCAAGCAGCAGGCTCTTGATATTAGACTGCTGCCTATTATGGGTTCGATTCGGGAGCCTGAACATCTATTAGAAGTGATGCAGCGCTGGCAAGTAAATACGGTGTACCATGCCGCCGCTTATAAGCATGTGCCTTTGGTTGAGCACAATAGTGCGGAGGGGGTGTTTAATAACGTATTTGGCACCTTGAATACCGCCGAAGCAGCCATTGCTGCAGGAGTAGAAAACTTTGTTTTAATCTCAACCGATAAAGCGGTACGGCCAACCAACGTAATGGGCGGTACTAAGCGTTTAGCCGAAATGGTGCTGCAGGCACTTAGTCAAGAAAAGGGGCCGCTTACAAGCTTTAGCCAATTTACTTTAGCTAGTAATCGCACTCGCTTTACCATGGTCCGCTTTGGTAATGTACTGGGCTCGTCTGGTTCTGTTATCCCGTTATTTCGCCAACAAATTGCCCAAGGTGGCCCAGTAACGGTGACCCATCCTAATATCACTCGTTACTTTATGACTATTCCTGAAGCATCCCAGCTGGTGATTCAAGCAGGCTCTATGGGACAAGGGGGGGATGTCTTTGTTTTAGATATGGGCGAGCCGGTACGTATTGCAGAGCTGGCTGAAAAAATGATTAATCTCACCGGCCTTACCGTACGCAATGAGAAAAATCCTAATGGTGAAATTGAAGTTAAATTTACCGGTCTACGCCCCGGCGAGAAGCTCTACGAAGAGCTATTGATTGGTGACAATGTTGCTTCAACTTCGCACCCCATGATTATGCGCGCCAATGAGACATACCTTGCCTGGCCTGAGTTTTTTAAAGTGTTAGAAGAGCTTTGGCAAGCCAGCGAGCAGGGCGACTGTGCAAAGATTCGCCGCTTATTAGTTAAGTATGTGGATGGCTATAACCCACAAGGTGAGATTGTCGATTTAATGTATTTGCAACAGCGTCAAGAAGCAGTACTGAATAGCTAGGCTAGTTAAGAGTGCTTTTTACTGTGGGTAGTTTGAACAGCTTTATGCTGTAGATTAATGGCCAGCGAGTGCCAACTGTATTCAAAAACAAGCAAATCTACTGGCTTAATAGAGAGCAGTTAAGTTAAATGGCTTGAACAATAAGAAAGAGTATGCTATCTCCAGTTCGTGACAAAAATAATAAATTGAACTGATGAGTGGCTATAAGCAATAGCAACACTGGGTAAGATTTAAAGGGCTGTAGCTGCTAAGGCTAAGAGAGAGGTAGTTCTCATGGATAGAAATGAAACGCCTAACCCCCCAACACCACCCTCGATGAGTAATCAGCATAAAAAACTAGAAAGACAATGCTTAAAATTACTTGAGCAACGCAGTAAACAACGTCATCAACAACACCTTATGCGCATGGGCGCCGTACTTATCGTCTCTTTAGCGTTAATCAGTTTAGGTTGGTATCTACTGAGTAACACTGCACTGGATTGGCAAGGCGCCACAGCCATTGTGCTGGGCATTATTGGGCTGATTAAATCTATTTTTACAGCCTACCACTCTTAATCTTAGATAAGGCTTATAGCACTGGCTGTACGGCTGAGTGCTATGGGCTACCGGATAGGGATGGAGAGATTGCGATGCGTTTACTTCAGCACATTACTCAGCAAGCAATATTACCGGCGCTAACGCACTTGCCAAGCAAAATGCACAGTAGCAATGCACTAGTAATGCTACTAGCTATAGGCTTGCATGAATCGGCATTTATTCACCGGCAACAACTACAAGGCCCCGCCAAAGGATTTTGGCAGTTTGAAAAAAATGGGGGCGTGTACGGTGTGCTTAATCATCGCAGCACCCAACGCCATGCTTTAGCTTTGTGTTATCAGCAACAGGTATTTGATCAGGGGGTAACTTGGGTTGATCGTACCGGAGTTCACCTAAGCTATATGCAGTTAGCCAAAGATGATATTTTAGCTGCAGGCTTTGCTAGATTATTACTTTGGAGTGATCCTCAGCCTTTACCGGCAATGGGCGATCAACAAGCAGCTTGGCAGCTGTACCTCCGCACCTGGCGTCCAGGTAAGCCCAGAGCCGCCGCTTGGCCTTTAAGTTATCAACAGGCGCTTAGTTACCTCAGTACTTGAGCAGTTTTCTAAACTTATGACTTAAGTCTAGCGCTGGCGGGTGTCTTATAACCATTTTCCTGTGCTAGGGTGAAAGCAAATGAAAACCCATGGGTCACGCTATGCCAACCCCAACAACGATCAATGCACTGCAGTTAACTAAGCACTACGCAGCACAAGTGCGGCGGGATAAAACATTAACCCTAGAACCGCCAAACAGCTTGCTGCGAACAGAACTGCAAGTACCCGACGTACCTGGGACCCAGCTCACCCTTGAAGCACACATAGTAAAAGGCAAACTACAAGCACTGGGTTATCGCATTCGCAGCTGTAGTCTAGGTCAAGCCGCATTAGGCATTTTACTGCAATACCATCAAGGCTTAACCCTAGCGCAACTGACCCAAGCCCAGCAGCAACTGACGGATGTCTTAGCGGGCACGCTGACTGACGTTAGCCAACTGATTTGGCCAGAGTTAGCGCTGTTTGCCGATGCCGTCACCTTAACAGAGCGTCACACGGTAGCTTTGCTGCCTTTTAATGGATTAATCCAACTCTTTACCCAAGCTCAAACACAGGAGTTATCAGCCAACCCATTACTTACTTAATCCTTGCGCCAATCAATAACAACAAAAATAGCCCTTATCTAGGAGCGCCCACATGAAACAACATATTATCGTCGTCGGTGGCGGAATTGGTGGCACCATGACTGCCAACAGTTTGGTCAACAAACTCTACCCAGAGGTTGTATCCGGCAAAGTACGCATTAGCTTGGTCTCCAATAGCCCCTGGCATTACTACAAGCCAGCATTTATGTATGTTGCCTTTGGTGCCTTTTATAAAAATGAACTGCGTCGTCCCCAGGCCTCGCTGTTACGCCCCGAAATTAACTTTATCCTAGATGAAGTAGAAAACTTTGAATTTAGCCATAGTCGATTACGGATGAAATCGGGCAAGCACCAAGACTACGATTACTTAGTGGTTTCAACGGGCTGTATTCCTGCACCAGAACGGATTGAAGGCCTGAAGGAAGCGGGTGATCATTTCTATCAACATGCCCCAGCACGCCAACTCTATGAAAAACTGTGCACCATTGAAAAAGGCCGAATTTTTATTGGCGTAACCTTCCCCGAAACCCCGAACGTACCCCACCAGTGCGGCATTGCCCCGATTGAAACTACTCTCATGCTGGATGAGTTTTTACGTAATCGCGGGGTGCGCGATCAAATTGAATTGGTGTATACCTATCCCACTGTGTCGCAGCTGATCCGTAATTGCTTGTTTTTACAGAAAGACACCTGCGAAATTCTACCGACGATTTTTGATTCCAAAGGCATTAAATATCAACGGGGCTTTACTCTGGCTAAAGTCGATCCTGAGCGTAAAGTAGCAATCTCTGCCGAAGGGGATGAACAAGACTTTGATATTTTAATGCAAACCCCACCGATTCGAGCAGTGGATGCAGTATTAAACTCCGGCGTTTCCCAGGCTCCCAACAACGAAGGCTGGTTGCCGACCGATCGTCACAGCTTGCAATTAGAAGGCTTTGAAAATGTTTTTGTGATGGGCGATACCGTTGATTTACCGATCAGTAAAGCCGGAGGCAGTTGCCATAACCAATCGCCTGTGGTGTGCAACAATATCGCGGGACTGATTCGTTTAGGGCAAACCGTGGCCGAGTACGACGGTAAGGTTCAAGCCATTGCCCAGATGGGCCTCGAGGCAGGAATGCCGCTGTGGTATGACTACGATGAGGACGTTAAACCCACGCCACCAACCAAAATTGGTGGGTTGATGCGTAAAGCCTTTAACCGAGGCGTGTATTGGTCTGTAGCCCGTGGGCTGGTATAAGGAGTCTGCTATGTCTGAAGTTGATCGTCATCATCCGTTAGAAAGCTTGCTGTGCAATGCGCCTGAGCTACAAGATCCCGCTACGTTGGCCGGCTTAGCTGAATTGATTGGCAAGTTAACGCCGTTAATTCAGGGTAACCGCTTACATAATATTGTGGATTTAGTTGCTGCCACCTCCGATGTGATTGAGATGAGCGATGATGCCATGGTGCAAAAGTTGATGGCTCTCTATGAGGAAAGCATCGGTAACCTATGGAATCTCAGCAACACCTTACGCTACGCTGCTGCCCAAGCCGCTGCAGAAGCTAATCCACCCAGCCTATGGCAAAGTGTGCGCCGTTTAAATGGCGATGCCGATGTGCGCCGCGGAATGGATCTGGTACTGAATGTACTCGCCCAGCTGGGCAAACAAGCATACAACCAACACCAACCCTTGCCCGAAGATTAATCCACTGTTTCTTGCTTAGGTGCCGGACTTGATCCGGCATCTCAGGAGCCAATGCACGGCCGCGAACCCAAACACAGCAAACCCCAAATCCAACCCCAACCCGTCGTGCCGGATTTAGTCCGGCATCTCAGGAGCCAGTGCACGGCGGTGAACCAAAGCACATCCAAGCCCTGCCACGAAGCTATCCATACTCTGCGGCCCGAGATGCTGAAACAAGTTCAGCAGGACGGGGATGTTTGGGCGTGAGGGGTATGGGGAGAAATGATATTTCCTTGAGCGTTTTGCCGTATATCGCGGATCAAACCAACTAAAAAACTTGTCGTGCCGGATTTAGTCCGGCATCTCAGGAGCCAACGCACAGCCGTGAACCCAAGCACATCCAAGCCCTGCCACGAACTTATTCAGACTGTGCGGCCTGAGATGCTGAAACAAGTTCAGCACGACGGGGTTGTTTGAGCGAGTGGAATGTGGGTGAAGCTGATATATCTTCGGCGATGGAGCAGGGTATCGCGGATCAAACCAACTAAAACTTCGTCGTGCCGGATTTAGTCCGGCATCTCGGGAGCCAATGCATGGCCATGAACAAAAGCACATCCAAGCGCTGCCACGAACTTATCTATACTCTGCGGCCTGAGATGCTGAAACAAGTTCAGCAAGACGGGGATGAAAGAAAAATTGAGGCCAGCTCAAGAGCTATAGGTTATCAAACGCAAAAAGAAAAGGTGGCATGAGCCACCCCAAATTCAACTTAACGTATCACCTGCACCTGAACCGGGGCTAAGCCGGCGCTGTGCAAGCCAATTTCTTTGGCCGCTTGTTTAGATACATCAATAATACGTCCTTTAGCATAAGGACCACGGTCATTAATACGTACCACCACACTCTTTTTAGTGCGTAAATTGGTGACCTTGACCTTAGTACCAAACGGCAGAGAAGGGTGCGCTGCAGTCAACGCATTTTGATTAAAGCGCTCACCACTGGCGGTAGGGTTGCCATGGAAGCGATCACCGTACCAAGAGGCGGTGCCTTTAAGGGAGTGATTAGAAGAGGCAAACGCCGATGTAGAAAGACAAACACACAATAATAAAATAAAGCGAGTCATGAATTATCCTGCGAACTTGAATAGGGCGATGCCAAGCCAACCCTTAGCGGGCGTGCTTGGCATCGTTTTTTCAGTCTTCGAGTTTTTTCTTGAGCAACTCGTTAACTTGCTGTGGGTTAGCCTTGCCTTTAGAGGCGCGCATCGCCTGACCCACGAAAAAGCCGAACATTTTTCCGCGGCGATTTTCGTCAGCGGAGCGGTATTGTTCCACTTGATCGGCATTGGCTGCAAGCATTTCATCAATTAAGGCATCAATTGCACCACTGTCGGTGACCTGTTTTAGCCCACGTTTTTCGATCACTTGGTCGGCATCACCTTCGCCGGCGGCCATAGCTTCGAGCACGGTTTTGGCGATTTTTCCGGAGATCGTATTATCTAGGATACGTCGCAGCATCCCCCCTAACTGCGCGGCTGAGACCGGTGACTCGGCAATTTCTAAATTGTCTTTATTCAGCAAACTTGAGAGCTCGCCCATCACCCAGTTGGCAGCCAATTTAGCGTCGCCACAGACCTGTTGAGTTTGTTCAAAATAATCGGCCATTTCCCGACTAGCGGCAAGCACATGGGCATCATATTCCGATAAACCAAACTCAGCTTGGAAGCGCTGGCGCTTTTCTTGAGGTAATTCAGGCAGTTGGGTTTTAAGTTCGGTTAAAAAATCTCGCTCAATCACTACCGGTAGCAAGTCTGGGCAGGGGAAGTAGCGGTAATCATTGGCTTCTTCTTTACTGCGCATAGAGCGGGTTTCGTTTTTGGCGGGATCATAGAGACGGGTTTCTTGGGTGATACTGCCACCGTCTTCTAAAATCTCAATTTGGCGCTGGATTTCAGTATTAATCGCACGCTCAATAAAACGGAACGAGTTAACGTTTTTAATCTCAGTGCGAGTACCAAACTCGGTCTGCCCCTTAGGACGAATAGATACGTTACAGTCGCAGCGCAGCGAACCTTCGGCCATGTTGCCATCGCAGATGCCCAGATAGCGCACTAAGGCGTGGATCGCGCGAACATAAGCCACTGCTTCCTTGGCGCTACGAATATCAGGCTCTGAGACAATCTCTAACAGCGGGGTACCGGCGCGGTTAAGGTCGATACCGGTCATGCCATTAAAGTCTTCGTGCAAGCTTTTACCGGCGTCCTCTTCGAGGTGAGCACGGGTAATGCCAATGCGCTTGACGGTGCCGTCGTCAAGGGTGATGTCCATGTGGCCTTTGCCGACAATGGGATCATCCATCTGACTGGTCTGATAGCCTTTGGGTAAATCTGGATAGAAGTAGTTTTTGCGGGCAAAAATATTACGCTCGGCAATTTCAGCATCAACCGCTAAACCAAACATGCAGGCCATGCGCACCGCTTCTTGGTTAAGCACCGGTAAGGTGCCAGGCATAGCGAGATCAATGAGGCTGGCTTGGGTATTAGGCTCGGCACCAAAGGTGGTATCGGAGCCTGAAAAAATCTTAGTTTTGGTGGCGAGCTGTGCGTGAATCTCCAGCCCGATTACGGTTTCCCATTGCATGTAACGTGCTCCTTAGAATCCCGCTGGCGCTTGTGTGTGCCAGTCAGTCGCTTGTTGGTATTGATGGGCGATATTTAACAGACGACCTTCTTGGAAGTACGGCGCCATTAGTTGCACGCCAACGGGTAAGCCATCAATAAAGCCCGCAGGCATAGAAAGAGCCGGAACGCCAGCTAAGTTGGCGGTGGCGGTGTAAATGTCTTCTAAGTAAGCCGAGACCGGATCATCGGTTTTGGCGCCCAGTTTCCACGCTAAGTTAGGCGTAGTTGGGCTTAAAATAACGTCTACTTGATTAAAGGCGGCCAACAAATCGTTTTTGATCAGACGACGCAGGCGCTGGGCTTTTACATAGTAGGCATCGTAGTAGCCGGTAGACAGCACATAGGTACCCACCATAATTCGGCGCTTCACTTCAGCACCAAAGGCCTCACCACGGGAGCGCTTATACAAATCTTCTAGGTTAGCGGGGTTGTCACAGCGATAGCCAAAACGCACACCGTCAAAACGCGCCAGGTTAGTTGAAGCCTCAGCCGGAGCGATCACATAGTAAGCTGCCACTGAATGCTCTACATGGGGTAACGAAATATCTTTAACTTCAGCCCCTTGCTGCTTTAACCACTCGACTACCGCTAGGGTTTGATCGGCGATTTGACTGTTGAGCTCGCTGCTAAAAAACTCTTTCGGTAGACCAACTCGTAAACCGGCTAATGGCTGATTAAGCGCTGCGCTGTAATCTTCGTTAGGTTGCTCGGCACTGGTTGAGTCGCGCTGATCAAAGCCAGCCATTGCCGTTAACAACAGGGCGCAGTCTTCAGCGGTGCGAGCCAGCGGGCCGGCCTGATCGAAACTAGAGGCATAAGCCACCATCCCCCAGCGCGACACACGGCCATAGGTAGGCTTGATCCCCGTTAAGTTATTAAAGGCTGCCGGTTGGCGAATAGAGCCGCCGCTGTCGCTGCCGGTAGCTGCTGGAATTAAGCGCGCAGCCACTGCGGCTGCACTGCCACCGGAAGAGCCACCAGGGACATGCTCAAGGTTCCACGGGTTTTTTACCGAGCCATAAAAGCTGGTCTCGTTGGATGAACCCATGGCGAACTCATCCATATTGAGCTTGCCTAGGCTGACAGTGCCGGCGGCATTGAGTTTTTCCACCACAGTGGCGTTATAGGGGGCAATAAAGTTATCCAGCATTTTGGAGGCGCAGCTGGTTTTTACCCCTTGGGTACAAAATAAATCTTTATGGGCTAAGGGCGCGCCCAATAAAGGGCCTTGCTCACCGGCGGCTAAACGCTGATCAGCTTGCTTGGCTTGAGCTAAGGCGCTGTCTTCCGACAGCGTAATAAAGCTATTTAATTGAGGATCCAGTTGCTTAATTCGCTGCAGTAGATGTTGAGTAATCTCAGTTGAGGAAAACTCTTTGGCAGCGAGGGCGCGAGTGATTTCGGCCAAAGTCAGTTGGTGCATTCTGCAGTCCTTTTATTCGATTACTTGGGGAACGAGGTACAGGCCTTCAGCAGTTGCTGGAGCGAGCTGCTGGTATTCATCGCGATGGTTATGTTCAGTAACAGTATCGGCACGCAGGCGTTGGGTTATTTCTAGAGGGTTAGCCAGCGGCTCGATACCGGTGGTGTCTACC
The sequence above is a segment of the Thiopseudomonas alkaliphila genome. Coding sequences within it:
- a CDS encoding septal ring lytic transglycosylase RlpA family protein is translated as MTRFILLLCVCLSTSAFASSNHSLKGTASWYGDRFHGNPTASGERFNQNALTAAHPSLPFGTKVKVTNLRTKKSVVVRINDRGPYAKGRIIDVSKQAAKEIGLHSAGLAPVQVQVIR
- a CDS encoding DegT/DnrJ/EryC1/StrS family aminotransferase, which translates into the protein MLNTPFSPWPSFTEEEANAVRDVLLSNKVNYWTGQEGRQFEQEFAEFAGTKHAIALANGTVALDVALIAMGIGAGDEVVVTSRTFLASASSIVNTGAVPVFADVDLDSQNITPDSIAKMITDKTKAIICVHLAGWPCEMDGIMQLAEQHKLWVIEDCAQAHGALYNGQPVGSIGHVGAWSFCQDKIMTTGGEGGMVTTNDTALWKKMWSIKDHGKSWDAVYEREHAPGFRWLHESFGTNWRMTELSAVIGRLQLKQMPQWQQQRQTNAQQIWSTASQLKGLRVPAIPAHIRHAAYKCYVFVEPEQLAEGWDRDRILNAITERGVPCYSGSCSEVYLEKAFDNTGWRPAERLANAKQLGETSLMFLVHPTLTAAELDKTCEVLQQVMTLAIG
- a CDS encoding polysaccharide biosynthesis protein — translated: MRQWLLGLRRRNKRILQVVADIGLICFSLWLAFVVRLGFDETQIVIKKHLWLFWAVPLATLPVFIRFGMYRAVMRYLGQEVLISIAKAVSIAALLVALVIYWRGDAIAPIPRSFVFNYWWISLLVIGGSRLVLREYFSGELFSRRSLSLLSNNKASLSRVAIYGAGSAGNQLAHALRMDKRMQPVAFIDDDDNIATRTIAGLKVYKPKHIEQMLNDTGATQVLLAMPSSPRARRREILADLEQYPVHVLSIPGFMDLASGKVKVQDLQEVDIADLLGRDAVEPNTELFKRCIADQVVLVTGAGGSIGSELCRQIVTAGVKALILYEHAEYNLYRIHHELEQVIKQQALDIRLLPIMGSIREPEHLLEVMQRWQVNTVYHAAAYKHVPLVEHNSAEGVFNNVFGTLNTAEAAIAAGVENFVLISTDKAVRPTNVMGGTKRLAEMVLQALSQEKGPLTSFSQFTLASNRTRFTMVRFGNVLGSSGSVIPLFRQQIAQGGPVTVTHPNITRYFMTIPEASQLVIQAGSMGQGGDVFVLDMGEPVRIAELAEKMINLTGLTVRNEKNPNGEIEVKFTGLRPGEKLYEELLIGDNVASTSHPMIMRANETYLAWPEFFKVLEELWQASEQGDCAKIRRLLVKYVDGYNPQGEIVDLMYLQQRQEAVLNS
- the gatB gene encoding Asp-tRNA(Asn)/Glu-tRNA(Gln) amidotransferase subunit GatB; amino-acid sequence: MQWETVIGLEIHAQLATKTKIFSGSDTTFGAEPNTQASLIDLAMPGTLPVLNQEAVRMACMFGLAVDAEIAERNIFARKNYFYPDLPKGYQTSQMDDPIVGKGHMDITLDDGTVKRIGITRAHLEEDAGKSLHEDFNGMTGIDLNRAGTPLLEIVSEPDIRSAKEAVAYVRAIHALVRYLGICDGNMAEGSLRCDCNVSIRPKGQTEFGTRTEIKNVNSFRFIERAINTEIQRQIEILEDGGSITQETRLYDPAKNETRSMRSKEEANDYRYFPCPDLLPVVIERDFLTELKTQLPELPQEKRQRFQAEFGLSEYDAHVLAASREMADYFEQTQQVCGDAKLAANWVMGELSSLLNKDNLEIAESPVSAAQLGGMLRRILDNTISGKIAKTVLEAMAAGEGDADQVIEKRGLKQVTDSGAIDALIDEMLAANADQVEQYRSADENRRGKMFGFFVGQAMRASKGKANPQQVNELLKKKLED
- a CDS encoding DUF1641 domain-containing protein yields the protein MSEVDRHHPLESLLCNAPELQDPATLAGLAELIGKLTPLIQGNRLHNIVDLVAATSDVIEMSDDAMVQKLMALYEESIGNLWNLSNTLRYAAAQAAAEANPPSLWQSVRRLNGDADVRRGMDLVLNVLAQLGKQAYNQHQPLPED
- a CDS encoding NAD(P)/FAD-dependent oxidoreductase; the protein is MKQHIIVVGGGIGGTMTANSLVNKLYPEVVSGKVRISLVSNSPWHYYKPAFMYVAFGAFYKNELRRPQASLLRPEINFILDEVENFEFSHSRLRMKSGKHQDYDYLVVSTGCIPAPERIEGLKEAGDHFYQHAPARQLYEKLCTIEKGRIFIGVTFPETPNVPHQCGIAPIETTLMLDEFLRNRGVRDQIELVYTYPTVSQLIRNCLFLQKDTCEILPTIFDSKGIKYQRGFTLAKVDPERKVAISAEGDEQDFDILMQTPPIRAVDAVLNSGVSQAPNNEGWLPTDRHSLQLEGFENVFVMGDTVDLPISKAGGSCHNQSPVVCNNIAGLIRLGQTVAEYDGKVQAIAQMGLEAGMPLWYDYDEDVKPTPPTKIGGLMRKAFNRGVYWSVARGLV
- the gatA gene encoding Asp-tRNA(Asn)/Glu-tRNA(Gln) amidotransferase subunit GatA, producing the protein MHQLTLAEITRALAAKEFSSTEITQHLLQRIKQLDPQLNSFITLSEDSALAQAKQADQRLAAGEQGPLLGAPLAHKDLFCTQGVKTSCASKMLDNFIAPYNATVVEKLNAAGTVSLGKLNMDEFAMGSSNETSFYGSVKNPWNLEHVPGGSSGGSAAAVAARLIPAATGSDSGGSIRQPAAFNNLTGIKPTYGRVSRWGMVAYASSFDQAGPLARTAEDCALLLTAMAGFDQRDSTSAEQPNEDYSAALNQPLAGLRVGLPKEFFSSELNSQIADQTLAVVEWLKQQGAEVKDISLPHVEHSVAAYYVIAPAEASTNLARFDGVRFGYRCDNPANLEDLYKRSRGEAFGAEVKRRIMVGTYVLSTGYYDAYYVKAQRLRRLIKNDLLAAFNQVDVILSPTTPNLAWKLGAKTDDPVSAYLEDIYTATANLAGVPALSMPAGFIDGLPVGVQLMAPYFQEGRLLNIAHQYQQATDWHTQAPAGF